CAATAAATTGCTTTGCTATTATGATCGGCGTCAAATAATTAAGAAATTGTCAAGGAAAACCTTTcctatgagaaatgctaaagggcaccatgCTAATGGTACTAGTGGTGCTTAATACTttcttatgtgtcaatatcgttattagtccaattaagtatcgggtcccatataatttaatataataatttttaaaagtatcgctagccaatcgcaacacGACATGTCAAGAAAGTGCTAGACACCACTGATACCTAATGACAATGTTCTTTTCTTATCTACCCACCCACAAATTAACCACaatagctatttttttttatatatatatatatgtatataaataagatttcaatttgcatttgtttatttattctttGGGAAATTATAGAGATTAATACACATGCACATTTATAGCATATAAATACATgagtatgaatgtaataaatgAAATTGTCAATGAAATAAAGCTTAATAAAAGAATCAAAGAAATGTTACCCATTGAAGACCTGACTAGATGTTCTTGGTCTTATATTCTTAGATTGAGATGGGTCATGACTCATGGTGATATTGATATGTATATAGTTGACCCTCAAACCTTATATATGTTTGAACTTTGAAGTAATCCTTTCTCACCCGAAAAAGGACAAACATTACACAAAAACatagataaatattttaatgtaatgtAATgtctaataataatactaaacaCACCTGTCCTGCATCTTCTCTCAACACTAGTACCCACAACAAGTTGAAGTAGCACAGTTTCTAGGGAGAGAGGAGATGAATTAGGGGTACAAAATAATTATATCGATTGATGATATGTGTTTTGGTTTGGGAAGGCAAGTAAAGAAGAATCAGAAATATTGAAATTGGAAGAGATGTTTTATGTGAATTATACTATTAAGTGGAGCCTCCTCTGCTGCTCCTTCATCGTCTTCTTCTTAATTTGTCTGCCACCTCATCCCTCCATGGCTCAAACTCAAAACGCCACAACAGATCTTTCTGAAGGTTTGTATACACATATCTATCTTTCTTTACCTTTTACTTCTTCTTCAAATCTCTGTCTTTCATATTATAAGTGActtttatatagaatatatgTACAAGTAAATCAGGGagttaaatttttcattagagCTTCAATTTAAGAAAGGCGtaatttggtttggtttggattgttgttttattttctgaaaaattaacaaaattccAACTTGAACTTCCTATcctttttttgtctttctttttagatttttttttttgaaaaaggtgGCAGACTAATGTTTAAGTCTTCTAGCTTTTCAGGAGTTTAAAGTATAAAAGTGATGAGTATTACGTTGTTTTGTATAAGTTAAGTTATACAGGTTGTTCTTTCTCTTTGTTAGGTAGAGTCTTTTTATTTAGCTTTGGTTTCTGTTATTCAATAGcactttttcttttgaaatgCCCTagatttttattgattttttttgctAGTTtgcttttcagttttttttctaAGATATCCCTAGTTCATGTTCGTTTCTGATGAATTAGTTGTACATGCACCTGTGAATTAGCTTAGATTGAggattattctttttttcttattgatatGTATAAACTCTTGCTTGTTGTTaatgagaatttaatttaaaaaaaaaaaacagaaaagaaaTTAAGGTAGGTAGTTTAAGAGGTGATTAATGGGTGATTTGCAGCTGTTTgtgatatatatgtaatttatgATTTTATGAACAAGACAGTGAGAGCACTAAATACGTTATTTGGAAAGTGGAGAATAAAACCAAATACAACGACATGGAATATAAGTGGAAATCCATGTAGTGGAACCGCCATTGATGACAATATCAAACGAGAAGACATGGACAATCCAGGAATCAAATGTAATTGTACCTACGACAACAACAGCACTTGCCACATCACTCACCtgtaaatctctctctctctctcttattacTTATCTTTACTTACCAACAATGCCATTTCAGATTTCACCAcaatatatgattcaaaagattacATAAAGTTGATAATATTCATTGGTGTCTATCATATCATTCGTGATATTTATCAACTATGTGTTCTTTGGGCTTAGAAAAATTGGTAATTGAAGAGAAAAGTCAAGTCAAGTGAGCAGgaaaaaaacacatacacacacAAAATTGACAATCTGGGTGTTTTTCTTCCTCCCTACATATACTGAATTGATAGACATGAATTTTTGAGGACTTTAGTTGTTGACTTTGCTAAATTGATAAGAATAATTTGGCCAGCTAAATAATTGATACAAATTACTTACTTTCCCTAACTTGATATTGTTATGCATCTCATTTGATTGTTTATATTCACAGGAGAGTGCAGAGATTGGAACTGCAAGGAACGGTTCCAGAAGAAATTACAGCTTTCAAATTCTTGAAATATTTGTATGGACTTTcaattgactttttttttaacttatctctctctctctctctcttttttttggtTCATTTTTACTGATCCTGAAAAAGTTATTGTTGAAATATTTGTAGGAAGATCAATTTGAATCACTTTGAAGGAACTTTGCCAGCATTCTTTGGAAACTTTTCTCTGCTAGAACAAATGTAAGTGTAATTAGCTTTGTTTGATTTTTCTATACTTGATAAATTTAGGAGTTATTTTAACTGTTATATTATTAGATTAAGGAAGCTTTATCAATAGTTTGAGATTGTATAAAATGTTTAGGCGTATGAAGAATGGCTATAGTTATAACTTTTCTTAGTAGTTCTACAAAGTtaatttgagatttttttttaataatttcttaCAATTTTGTGTAAAAATTTAGAAATATCTGACTATATTCCTGTGCAGAGATGTTGGCCACAACACATTTCATGGGGCAGTACCAAAGGAGCTTGGCAACCTTAAGAATCTAAATATGCTGTAAGCTATCAAACCAGATGTAACATCAACTTTTTGTTTGGAGCTCAGTTTTGAAAATCTTTTGATCTGTTAAGATAaatttaactttcaattttgATAAGAGATATGGACGAAATGCTATTAGCAAGTTCTTCTGTATATCTGGCATGTTCAGGAAAGTGAACTTAAAAGACTTTCAGGATCATTAAAATGGATAGGAGAAGTTATTTTTGGAGAAACGTAGGTGCTTTCTATCTACCTTATTTCTAAATTGTGTTGAAACTCTATGCTGTCAAAACACTAAGGCGCTCTTGCAATATACTTGCAATGTGCTTGGTAATATACCAATATGAGTAAATTCATGTTCTTTAACTTAGTGAATGTAGTTGTAGCTTCAGTCGTGTGCTAAGCTCTCTTCATTTTAAATGTTAGTTGTGGTTTGCATATTGTTTGTTAATAATGCATTGTTGCCAAATATATTGTCAAAATTACTTAAGACTGTGTCAATGTAAGTGCAAGTGATTGCTTTCAAATATTTATTCCCATTTTCTCTATGCTTTGCAGTGCCTTGGGGTCAAATAATTTTTCTGGACCACTTCCCCCAGAAATTGGTAATTTGTTGAAACTTGAGCAAATGTAAGTCCCTTGTCTTATTTTAAGATAAAGGCCAATATATTTACTTTCTGCAATTTTCTCCTTGTTTAAGTATTTGCATTTGAACTTAGTGTTAATTTTTCTGTATAATGAAACAACTGAAAGGTTCTATAATAATAAACTAGAGAGTTGAGAACTTGAGAAGTACTTTTCACTCCTAAACTACATCCTAACTCAATTACTCTATGCTTATCTTGTTATTATGATACtaaatgttttgtttctgtagtTACATAGACAGTTCTGGAATAAGTGGTGAATTTCCCCCCACATTCGCCAACCTAAAAAATATGCAAATCTTGTAAGGATAAGATATTGAAATCTCTTCTGCACCTACTTTTATTTGGCTCAAATCAAACTTACTATTGTTACTTGCTGAATTCCAGGGATACACTAGATACCCCTCTCTCTGGGAAGATACCAGACTTCATAGGAAACTGGACACGTCTAACTAATTTGTAAGTATTAAAATTGCTGGTTTATTTATAAAGTTATCAACACTGTTAATGTTAACCATCATTTTTCTGATGAGATCTTAAGTTTTAAACCTCTTAAATGTTATTGTAGGACATTTGTAGGGAACTCTCTTCAAGGTCCCATACCATCTAGTTTTTCTCAATTGACCTCGTTGACATCTATGTGAGTATATAAAATTTCCAAAGTTCTCTTGATTTCTGTACATGTATAATTCTACTTTGGACAAGAGTAGGTTAATATATGTTTTTCACTTATATTGTAGAAAGATTGGGGATTTATCAAATGGGAGCAGTTCCCTTGATTTTGTCAAAAATTTGAAGAACTTGACTGAGTTGTAAGTTTacgactttttttttaattaaaatcattTGATTCTTTCTCGCCtatactaactattttattaCCTTTTATCTTTTGTTACAACAGAATTCTGAGAAATGCATTGATTTCCGGTTCAATTCCACCTTTTATTGGAGAATTGAAAGGTCTTAAAACAGTGTATGTACAATAAACTTAGAATACATTACAaagtatattttaaaatagcTTCTAATATTTTTGTCTGTTGTAACTTTGTTCATGAATATTTTCAGGGATTTGAGTTTCAACAACTTAACCGGAACGATCCCTCCTGAGTTGTTTGTCATGGATAATCTAATAAACCTGTAAGTAGTTTAGTACTTTTATTTACTTTATGTCTTTCCTAGAGAAGATTCAAACTTTCAAGTATTAACCTTAGTGTGTCATTTCTATTGTACCCTAAATTCCCTTGGTGCATTGTTTAAATGTTCAGATTTCTTGGAAATAATAGTCTGACAGGAGGTATTCCCAATGATTGGCGTGACAATCTCGTGAATATGTAAGTTATTTATTTTGACAACATTTTGGGTCCAATCAAGTGTCAATTGGACATTTCTAAGAGGCTACAAGTGTTATACTTCTGGCACTTGAAGCAATCATTGTATCTTCCATTTGATTTATTCAAAATATGCAGTTGCTAATTAATCaaggaaaataaaagaaatatgtAGAGTAGAATTATCTaaaaactaagcattttttacTTTTGTCAATTCTGCATTTTTTGAGAATTATTTTCAACTGATTGTTATTTATATACTGCAATGTCTTCAGAGATCTGTCTTACAATTTCTTATCAGGGCCTTTACCGAGATGGTTAGGCTCAATATCACAACTGTATGTCTTCTTCTGTTTTTTCTACATTTCTGATGCTTAGATTATTAGTTACCGAATAGGATATGATTCAAACAACTTTGTACAGGAACTTGGTGGCTAACAATTTCATATTTGATGATTCAAACAAATCGTGAGTGAACTAACCTACACACGATCTAAAGACTTCTGCAGATTAATcactttttctattttctatttctttctagtctttttttaaaagaaataaataaataagaagaagaattaTCTGTTCTTTATTTGTTGCAGAGTTTCCCCTGGGCTGTATTGTCTCCAGAGAAGTTTTCCCTGCAATAGAAATACCCCAATTCGTAAGCCCCTTCATTTGACTCTTCTTGTTCAATATCATGTTATGGATACAAGAACTGCTTGTAtagcacttttttttttctcaaagagAAGTTAAAATTATATGCAATAAAGAAAATTCATTAAAGTTCTGAGCTATACTGAGTCTCTAGTGTTTATATGCCTATgagcatatataaaaaaagatccTTCCTTTTACATCTcaactaataaaataagagAACAGCAGTTTTTACAATTTGAAATTAAGGGTATTATTGCATTAAAGTGTAAGGAGATAATTCCTCTAAAACATTTTGTTAGCATCAGTAATGAAGTTCTTTTATTGAATCACACAGATACAAGCTTTGCAATCAAGTGTGGAGGACCACAGATGTTAGGAAATGATGGCGTAGTGTATGAAGCTGAAGAGATAGTTCTTGGCCCTGCAAAGTTTCAAGTTAGTGGCAGAGAGAATTGGGGAGTTAGTAAGGTTGGTTTATATGGTGATAAAACAGGTAAACTAGATATTGAAGGAACCCAGGAACAAGTCACATCAACCACTGAGAAGCCAGAGTTCTTCCATACTGCACGAATGTCCCCAGGATCACTAAGATACTATGGTCTCGGTCTTGTGAATGGGCTTTATACCGTGACGTTGCATTTTGCAGAAATTGGTTTTCCTAATCAAAGCACAAACTTGTGGGCTAGTCTAGCAAAGCGTGTGTTCGATATTTATATTCAGGTTAGTttccagaagaagaagaagaagaaataagaTTTTCCATATTTGTGATCAGCTCAAATAATCTAAAAgttcttcattttcttcttaGGGACGCCGCTTAGAGAAGGACTTTGACATATCTAAGAAGGCAGGTGGAGTTTTGAAAGCAATCCAAATGAAGTACAAAGTCAATGTGACAGAGAACTATATCGAAATTCACTTGTTCTGGGCTGGTAAAGGGACCTGTTGCATACCTAAAGAAGGTTACTATGGTCCATTGATAGCAGCTGTCCATGCTGAGGCAGGTAATGTGTACCCTTAATCTCAGGTGGTTCAACCTACTTCAAATCTCCTATTTGATACCTGAAAATGTTGTGCATATTGATCAGATTTCAAAGTATCTAAAGGAGAAAACAAGAAGAAGACAGGGATAATCGTCGGTATTGTAGTCCCTATTATGGTTGTCGGTCTAGCATTGCTACTATTTGTATGTTACAAGAGGAGAAAatatgatgaagatgatgatgaaggtATAAGTATATTGGTAGGATCAGATAGCTAAAGTCAAGTATATTTTATGTGCATATCAGTATTTACATGTTATATTCTTGCACCGATTTGCAGAACTTCTTGGTATAGGCCCCAAACCAGATACTTTTAGCTATGCAGAACTAAGAGCCGCCACAGGAGACTTCAGTTCTGCAAACAAGCTTGGAGAGGGAGGATTTGGTCACGTTTATAAGGTATTATATTTTCTTCTAGTTTTCAAacgataaattttaatatttaggtGTGATTgaagtgatttttaattattatggaTTATATTTAGTTCAGTTTAACATTTTATCAATAACATTGACATGTCTTTGTAGGGTACACTTTCAGATGGGAGGGAAGTAGCTGTTAAACAACTTTCAGTAGCTTCTAACCATGGAAAAGGTCAATTTATGGCTGAAATTGCCACGATATCAGTTGTACAACATCGAAATCTGGTGAAATTGTATGGATGTTGCATTCAAGGAAATAGACACATCCTGGTTTATGAGTATCTTCATAACAGAAGTCTCGATCAAGCACTATTTGGTATGTAGCTATTCAGTTATCTTATACTTTACAATTCAATTCTGCAAGAACATATTGTGTATTGCAGTCTTCGTTGAACAATTGTTTCTCGACAGATATTTATTTCTGAGTCAGTAACTAATAATTCTTTATGATATAGTTATTCTTATAATCATGTCATACCATTGGAAAAAAGAAACCACTAAATTGCTAACCATTGCAGGAAAGAATAATTTGCACTTGGACTGGCCTACACGATTCAGTATATGCTTGGGGACAGCAAGGGGACTTGCTTATCTTCATGAAGAATCCAGTCCAAGGATTGTACATCGAGATGTCAAAGCTAGTAATATTTTACTTGACGATGCACTTTGTCCAAAGATATCAGATTTTGGATTGGCAAAGCTCTATGATGATAACAAAACACACATGAGTACGCGAGTTGCAGGGACAATGTAAGCTCTTAAACCAACTCTGGTGGAAATATATACTTTTGACTATTAGTTATGGAACTAATTAGATTATATCAAATGTTAAAACTCGTAATCTGGAAAGAAATTGCCCTGAAGATTAGAATTGATGTAGATGACAACATCACTAAGACATGTTTTATGGTGTTGTAGAGGATATTTGGCTCCGGAATATGCAATGCGTGGCCACCTGACTGAAAAGGCAGATATTTTTGGTTTCGGTGTCGTTGCTTTGGAGATTGTTAGCGGCAAACCCAACTTTTATAATGAAGGCAACGAAAGTATTTATCTCCTTGAACGGGTATGAAAATTAAATTGCCATGCATTTTGTTCTTGTTACTCTGTCCAAAATGAGCTACAAGTAATATTAAGAGTTAATCAcagatgcaaaatttaatctgtCCAATCTGTTTATAGGTATGGAATTTGCATGAAAATAACCAAAGTTTGGAGTTGGTGGATCCATCACTAGTCGAGTTTGATGCAAAAGAAgctattagaataataagagtTGCTCTTTTGTGCACTCAAGGATCACCATTAATCCGCCCATCAATGTCTCGTGTCATCGGAATGCTTACAGGAGATAGTGAAATTGAAAATGCTAGATCGAAGCCAAGTTATCTTACTGATATGGATTATAAAGATACAACTACTATGAGTACTATGGGTTTCTCAAGTGAGCCCTACACTCCTGGTTCATCAAATGATAATAGTTACATTTTCAATTAATCTATGTGATGGATAATTTCAGGTTTGATCCCTATAAAAATGACTATACAGATTTATATAAATACCACGCCATGTTACTTGGAGAACTTTGGTCTTCAAGTATCCAGATTAAAGATCCATTCATTCATTATATCTCTATAGCTCATGTATCAATTTTTGTAAGTTCTTGTATGTGatgttaaaagaaaatattgtcAAATACTCCAATTCCAATACATCATTTTGCaagggaaatttcattttttgaCCCTACTAAAATacacaatatcaaaatttataccatccattatttgtacaaatttagtccattgattacatgaacttcccattttaccttttttttttttaaaaaaaaaataaaataaaattgataaaaactGAAATtgcctctttctctctctctcttccctctctctcgtgcaccactctctctctctagaaaaaattgaaaaaacttcCCAAAAACTTCTTTCTTTATCGTCCCACTCTCTCGTCCCTCTCTCGGTTTACCATTGAATGGTTGTTTCTCGGTGGGCGTTGGTGGAAAATCGGAGCACACCAAaatatcactcaagaatcttacatCATTACAATGGGTAAGTTGTGTTTGAAGCCTTTTGTTAGACTTTATGAAGTTTACTTTTGTTATATGTGTCGTATTTGTTGGAACTGGTATTTTTTGGTCTGAAATGTTTGAGATCTGTCGGATCTGGTTTTCAGTCGAAATCTAGGTTTTCCAGTTGTTATCGATGATATATTGATAGAATATCGATGCTTTGTCGATATTCTGCCGGGAAAGGCCAATGATGATCATTATTGACATGTTGTCGACGGTTTGTAGATAGCATGTCGACGAAAAGCAAATCAACCTATTATTTAGAAGTTGTCGACGATTTGTCGATAGCATGTCGACGAAAAGCAAATCAACCTACTATTTAGAAgttgtcgacattttgtcgacgGTTTGTCGATAGCATGTCGACGTAAAGCA
This region of Cannabis sativa cultivar Pink pepper isolate KNU-18-1 chromosome 7, ASM2916894v1, whole genome shotgun sequence genomic DNA includes:
- the LOC115697163 gene encoding probable LRR receptor-like serine/threonine-protein kinase At1g56140, which codes for MFYVNYTIKWSLLCCSFIVFFLICLPPHPSMAQTQNATTDLSEVRALNTLFGKWRIKPNTTTWNISGNPCSGTAIDDNIKREDMDNPGIKCNCTYDNNSTCHITHLRVQRLELQGTVPEEITAFKFLKYLKINLNHFEGTLPAFFGNFSLLEQIDVGHNTFHGAVPKELGNLKNLNMLALGSNNFSGPLPPEIGNLLKLEQIYIDSSGISGEFPPTFANLKNMQILDTLDTPLSGKIPDFIGNWTRLTNLTFVGNSLQGPIPSSFSQLTSLTSIKIGDLSNGSSSLDFVKNLKNLTELILRNALISGSIPPFIGELKGLKTVDLSFNNLTGTIPPELFVMDNLINLFLGNNSLTGGIPNDWRDNLVNIDLSYNFLSGPLPRWLGSISQLNLVANNFIFDDSNKSVSPGLYCLQRSFPCNRNTPIHTSFAIKCGGPQMLGNDGVVYEAEEIVLGPAKFQVSGRENWGVSKVGLYGDKTGKLDIEGTQEQVTSTTEKPEFFHTARMSPGSLRYYGLGLVNGLYTVTLHFAEIGFPNQSTNLWASLAKRVFDIYIQGRRLEKDFDISKKAGGVLKAIQMKYKVNVTENYIEIHLFWAGKGTCCIPKEGYYGPLIAAVHAEADFKVSKGENKKKTGIIVGIVVPIMVVGLALLLFVCYKRRKYDEDDDEELLGIGPKPDTFSYAELRAATGDFSSANKLGEGGFGHVYKGTLSDGREVAVKQLSVASNHGKGQFMAEIATISVVQHRNLVKLYGCCIQGNRHILVYEYLHNRSLDQALFGKNNLHLDWPTRFSICLGTARGLAYLHEESSPRIVHRDVKASNILLDDALCPKISDFGLAKLYDDNKTHMSTRVAGTIGYLAPEYAMRGHLTEKADIFGFGVVALEIVSGKPNFYNEGNESIYLLERVWNLHENNQSLELVDPSLVEFDAKEAIRIIRVALLCTQGSPLIRPSMSRVIGMLTGDSEIENARSKPSYLTDMDYKDTTTMSTMGFSSEPYTPGSSNDNSYIFN